The following coding sequences lie in one Mesorhizobium sp. DCY119 genomic window:
- a CDS encoding polysaccharide biosynthesis/export family protein, protein MAVHCTIQLRRFRKVLAVGVAFAVGWTSLASAENGELAPQTKLRLTVVQWMPTKGEYQQWGALGGEFIVSQAGTVLLPVIGSIPVGNLSTSGLAEEIATRLQSKIGLVNKPDTTVEIVEYPPVYVVGDVTKPGQYQFRLGMTVLQALALSGGELRSDAHSQDEIKLVGELKGVDDDILRCMARIARLEAEMSGTTEIKFPQPPLGNSESRAAAEIFGQEKIIFSARANALDRQTKSLSELRDLLDAEINVLQEKIKGADLNIKSAEDELVGVKVLVDKGVAIVSRRSDLERALAGFRADRLDQVTAIMRARQGITEATRSLEGLRDQQQTDVATELQKEQANLDQLRLKRDVAQRLLLDTLASASNARRPGEPTLIEFSVTRQDGSGEPKQIQVSEATTLLPGDVLKVIYNKQAPASSEPAAASLNAPSANDTKSEQARSQ, encoded by the coding sequence ATGGCTGTGCACTGCACGATTCAATTGAGGCGCTTCCGCAAGGTGCTTGCCGTCGGCGTTGCTTTTGCCGTCGGCTGGACGAGTCTGGCCAGCGCCGAAAACGGCGAACTGGCGCCTCAGACAAAACTGCGTCTCACGGTGGTGCAGTGGATGCCGACCAAGGGTGAGTACCAGCAATGGGGCGCGCTCGGTGGAGAGTTCATCGTCTCGCAGGCCGGTACGGTTCTTCTTCCGGTGATCGGCTCGATCCCGGTGGGCAATCTGAGCACGAGCGGCCTTGCCGAGGAAATCGCCACGCGGCTTCAATCGAAAATCGGCCTGGTAAACAAGCCGGACACGACGGTCGAAATTGTCGAATACCCGCCGGTTTATGTAGTCGGCGATGTCACCAAACCCGGCCAGTATCAGTTCAGGCTCGGAATGACGGTGCTGCAGGCGCTGGCGCTGAGCGGAGGCGAATTGCGCTCGGACGCGCATTCGCAGGATGAGATCAAGCTCGTCGGGGAACTGAAGGGCGTGGACGATGACATCCTGCGCTGCATGGCGCGCATTGCCCGGCTGGAAGCGGAGATGTCCGGGACAACGGAAATAAAGTTTCCGCAGCCACCGCTCGGCAACAGCGAGAGCAGGGCTGCTGCGGAGATTTTCGGTCAGGAAAAGATCATCTTTTCGGCGCGCGCCAATGCGCTTGATCGGCAGACGAAATCATTGTCGGAACTGCGCGATCTCCTGGACGCCGAAATCAACGTTCTCCAGGAAAAGATCAAGGGCGCCGATCTCAACATCAAGAGCGCGGAAGACGAGCTCGTCGGCGTCAAGGTTCTCGTCGACAAGGGCGTGGCGATCGTCTCACGGCGGTCGGATCTCGAGCGTGCGCTTGCCGGGTTCCGCGCGGACCGCCTCGACCAGGTGACCGCGATCATGCGGGCCCGTCAGGGCATCACGGAGGCGACGCGCAGCCTGGAAGGTCTTCGCGACCAGCAGCAGACCGACGTGGCCACCGAGCTGCAGAAGGAGCAGGCCAATCTGGACCAGCTCAGGTTGAAGCGGGACGTGGCCCAGAGGCTTCTGCTCGACACGCTGGCCTCGGCTTCGAATGCACGCCGCCCCGGCGAGCCGACCCTTATCGAGTTCTCGGTGACAAGACAGGACGGCAGTGGAGAGCCAAAGCAAATCCAAGTGTCGGAGGCGACCACCCTCCTGCCGGGCGATGTGCTCAAGGTGATCTACAACAAACAGGCGCCGGCATCTTCCGAACCGGCCGCCGCCAGCCTCAATGCACCTTCGGCAAACGATACAAAATCGGAACAGGCAAGAAGCCAGTGA
- a CDS encoding ABC transporter permease — MSLFHRFTRSPEAIAGAVTLGVLVIMALVAPLVFPRDPLSIAGPALLRPFQDWSLPLGTDRLGRDVLAGLFHGARTSLAVGLASAATAIIIGTIVGTLAGFIGGLADEVLMRVTDAFQTVPGFLLALAFVSVVGPSLFVVVLAIALGTWTGPARIARAEVLSIRERDYVASARVIGMPPLEIAFREVLPNALPPVLALSSVIVAAAILTEAALSFLGLGDPNRVTWGGMIAEGRTVLRSAPFLSIIPGIALVLTVLGVYLAGEGAVETTATRRGRS; from the coding sequence GTGAGCCTCTTTCACCGCTTCACGCGCTCGCCCGAAGCTATCGCCGGCGCGGTGACACTGGGCGTGCTTGTCATCATGGCGCTCGTTGCACCGCTGGTCTTCCCACGCGACCCGCTTTCTATTGCCGGCCCTGCACTGCTGCGCCCGTTTCAGGACTGGTCGCTGCCGCTCGGCACCGACCGTCTCGGCCGCGACGTGCTCGCCGGCCTCTTTCACGGCGCGCGGACCTCGCTTGCGGTCGGGCTTGCGTCGGCCGCCACCGCAATCATCATAGGAACGATCGTTGGAACCTTAGCCGGCTTCATTGGTGGCCTGGCCGACGAGGTACTGATGCGCGTCACCGACGCATTTCAGACCGTGCCCGGCTTTCTGCTGGCGCTGGCCTTTGTCAGCGTCGTCGGTCCTTCACTGTTCGTCGTCGTTCTCGCCATCGCGCTTGGCACCTGGACAGGGCCGGCGCGCATCGCCCGGGCCGAAGTGCTTTCCATTCGCGAACGCGACTATGTCGCAAGCGCGCGGGTCATCGGCATGCCTCCACTGGAGATCGCCTTCCGCGAAGTCCTGCCCAACGCGCTTCCTCCGGTTCTGGCACTGTCGTCGGTCATCGTCGCCGCAGCGATCCTGACGGAGGCGGCACTTTCCTTCCTCGGACTTGGCGATCCCAATCGCGTGACATGGGGCGGCATGATCGCCGAGGGGCGCACAGTGCTGCGCTCGGCGCCTTTCCTGTCGATCATACCCGGCATCGCGCTGGTGCTGACCGTTCTCGGCGTCTATCTCGCCGGTGAGGGTGCAGTCGAGACGACGGCCACCCGGCGAGGCCGTTCATGA
- a CDS encoding ABC transporter ATP-binding protein: MIPRLSLHGLGVSYRSNGTEVEALRDISLEIRPGERLAAIGESGSGKSTLALAIAGLLPASAKIAGRIDWPGLGRHAQNGRDIGFVFQDPGSSLNPVLTIGEQIAEVAYTHLGLNWRQSYKRAEELLHRVHLPDPASALSAFPHQLSGGQRQRVAIAEAIAARPALLIADEATSALDTIVQAEIVKLIQELIAKDGMSLLFISHDIALASEIADRIAVFRYGRLVEIGDTDAIITAPAEAYTRQLLDAHMGLDVVPLLRRADARRPS; encoded by the coding sequence ATGATCCCGCGCCTCTCTTTGCACGGGCTCGGGGTGAGCTACCGCAGCAACGGAACCGAGGTCGAGGCGCTGCGCGATATCTCGCTGGAGATCCGTCCTGGCGAGCGGCTGGCCGCCATCGGTGAAAGCGGCTCGGGCAAGAGCACGCTGGCGCTCGCCATTGCAGGGCTGCTTCCGGCATCGGCTAAAATCGCAGGGCGCATCGACTGGCCGGGTCTTGGACGACACGCGCAAAACGGGCGCGATATTGGTTTTGTCTTCCAGGATCCTGGATCAAGCCTCAATCCCGTCCTGACGATCGGCGAACAGATCGCCGAGGTCGCCTATACCCATCTCGGCCTGAACTGGCGGCAGTCATATAAGCGCGCGGAAGAACTTCTCCATCGCGTGCACCTGCCTGATCCTGCTTCCGCCCTTTCCGCCTTTCCGCATCAGCTGTCCGGCGGGCAGAGGCAGCGCGTCGCAATAGCCGAAGCGATAGCCGCCAGGCCAGCCTTGCTGATCGCCGACGAGGCGACCAGCGCGCTGGATACCATCGTTCAAGCAGAGATCGTCAAACTGATCCAGGAGCTGATCGCAAAGGATGGCATGTCGCTGCTCTTCATCAGCCACGACATCGCGCTGGCGTCCGAAATCGCCGACCGCATCGCTGTCTTTCGCTATGGACGCCTGGTCGAAATCGGCGACACCGACGCGATCATCACAGCACCGGCGGAGGCTTACACGCGCCAGCTTCTGGACGCCCATATGGGCCTCGATGTCGTACCTCTGTTACGGCGCGCAGACGCGAGACGGCCTTCATGA
- a CDS encoding ABC transporter substrate-binding protein: MSEFTISRRGVLAGSAFLLASTALPGVLRAQEAKKGGRLIVAADSEPRNLNPAIVASNGVFFVASKVVEPLAEASFEGKDGLDPRLATSWEGSADGLTVTFKLRENVTWHDGKPFTSADVAFSALQIWKPLQNLGRVVFKDLEAVDTPDEHTAIFRFAKPTPFQLIRNALPALTSVVPKHVYENGEIADNPANTALIGTGPFKFAEHKPGEYYRLERNDKYWGEGEPHLDEIVYRVLPDRAAAAGALEAEEIHLAAFSAVPLADLERISKVPGIEVISKGYEALTYQLVVEINHRRKELADVKVRQAIAHAIDKDFVVKTIFLGYAKAATGPVPQNDPQFYTKDVPTYAFDVAKANALLDEAGYKRGADGTRFPLKLLPAPYFNETKQFGDYLRQALAEIGINAELVNNDAAGHQKAVYTDHAFDLAVAPPVFRGDPAISTTILVQSGIPDGVPFSNQGGYANADLDALIAKASETLDPEARIALYRDFQKKVAEDLPLINVAEWGFITVARSTVKNVSNNPRWAVSNWADTVLET; this comes from the coding sequence ATGTCAGAATTCACGATTTCCCGGCGCGGCGTACTTGCCGGCTCGGCCTTCCTGCTTGCTTCAACCGCACTGCCCGGTGTTCTCCGGGCGCAGGAGGCCAAGAAAGGCGGACGCCTGATCGTCGCCGCCGATTCAGAGCCGCGCAATCTCAATCCCGCAATCGTCGCGTCCAACGGCGTCTTCTTTGTCGCCAGCAAAGTTGTCGAGCCGCTTGCCGAAGCCTCCTTCGAGGGCAAGGATGGTCTCGATCCTCGTCTGGCCACCAGTTGGGAAGGCTCCGCCGACGGCCTGACGGTCACCTTCAAGCTCCGCGAGAACGTGACCTGGCATGACGGCAAGCCATTCACCTCCGCCGACGTCGCCTTCTCGGCCTTGCAGATATGGAAGCCACTGCAGAACCTTGGCCGCGTCGTATTCAAGGACCTCGAAGCCGTCGACACACCCGACGAGCACACCGCGATCTTCCGCTTCGCCAAGCCGACACCCTTCCAGCTCATCCGCAACGCGCTTCCTGCTCTGACCAGCGTCGTGCCGAAGCACGTTTATGAGAACGGCGAGATCGCCGACAATCCGGCCAACACCGCTTTGATCGGCACCGGCCCGTTCAAATTCGCCGAGCACAAGCCGGGCGAATATTACCGGCTCGAACGCAATGACAAATACTGGGGTGAGGGCGAGCCGCATCTCGACGAGATCGTCTATCGCGTCCTGCCCGACCGCGCTGCTGCTGCCGGCGCGCTGGAGGCCGAAGAAATCCATCTCGCCGCCTTCTCGGCCGTACCGCTTGCCGATCTGGAGCGCATTTCGAAAGTGCCGGGCATCGAGGTGATCTCCAAGGGCTATGAAGCCCTGACCTATCAGCTCGTCGTCGAGATCAATCATCGCCGCAAGGAGCTCGCGGATGTGAAGGTAAGGCAGGCGATTGCGCACGCCATCGACAAGGATTTCGTCGTCAAGACGATCTTCCTCGGTTACGCCAAGGCGGCCACCGGGCCGGTGCCGCAGAACGATCCGCAGTTCTACACCAAGGATGTGCCGACCTACGCTTTCGACGTCGCGAAGGCCAATGCCCTGCTCGACGAAGCCGGCTATAAGCGCGGTGCCGATGGCACACGGTTCCCGCTGAAGCTGCTGCCGGCTCCCTATTTCAACGAGACCAAACAGTTCGGTGACTATCTGCGCCAGGCGCTCGCCGAAATCGGCATCAACGCCGAGCTGGTCAACAATGATGCGGCGGGCCACCAGAAGGCGGTCTACACCGACCATGCTTTCGACCTCGCCGTCGCACCGCCGGTCTTCCGTGGCGATCCGGCGATTTCCACCACCATCCTCGTCCAGAGCGGTATTCCGGACGGCGTGCCTTTTTCCAACCAGGGCGGCTACGCCAACGCCGACCTCGATGCGCTGATCGCCAAGGCGTCCGAAACGCTCGACCCGGAAGCCCGCATCGCCCTTTACCGCGATTTCCAGAAGAAGGTCGCGGAAGACCTCCCGCTGATCAATGTCGCCGAATGGGGCTTCATCACGGTCGCCAGAAGCACGGTCAAGAATGTCTCGAACAATCCGCGCTGGGCGGTGTCGAACTGGGCGGACACTGTTCTCGAAACGTGA
- a CDS encoding ATP-binding cassette domain-containing protein yields MTEPLLVASNLHKRFSRNGKTVVALDDVSFEIGQGETLALVGPSGSGKSTAARTILRLVEPEAGNIHFEGEDFLALHGAQLRARRARLQMVFQDPLAAFNPRATVARVLDDPLRIHDLAARADRPKAIATLLERVGLSPNLRDRAIHEISGGQRQRVAIARALATRPSLIVLDEAVSALDVSVRGQILELLLDLQRTENIAYLFISHDLGVVRSIAHRVAIMDAGRIVETGNAAEIVANPQSEIGKALVAATPKLLHRA; encoded by the coding sequence ATGACGGAGCCGCTTCTTGTCGCGTCCAACTTGCACAAGCGTTTCAGCCGTAATGGCAAGACCGTTGTCGCTCTGGACGATGTAAGCTTCGAAATCGGGCAGGGCGAGACGCTGGCGCTGGTCGGCCCCTCCGGCAGCGGCAAGTCGACGGCGGCCCGCACCATTCTGAGGCTGGTCGAACCCGAGGCCGGAAATATCCATTTCGAAGGCGAGGACTTTCTCGCCCTGCATGGCGCCCAGCTTCGTGCCAGGCGGGCGAGGCTGCAGATGGTCTTTCAGGACCCGCTTGCCGCTTTCAATCCGCGCGCCACGGTCGCGCGCGTGCTGGACGATCCGCTGCGCATTCATGATCTTGCCGCTCGCGCCGACCGGCCCAAGGCCATTGCCACCCTGCTCGAACGCGTTGGACTGAGCCCGAACCTGCGCGACCGCGCCATCCATGAAATCTCCGGCGGACAGCGTCAGCGCGTAGCCATCGCCCGGGCGCTCGCGACGCGGCCCTCGCTGATCGTGCTGGACGAAGCCGTTTCCGCACTGGACGTCTCGGTCCGCGGACAGATTCTCGAACTTCTCCTTGATCTGCAACGCACCGAGAACATCGCCTATCTCTTCATCTCCCACGATCTCGGCGTCGTCCGCTCGATCGCTCATCGCGTTGCGATCATGGATGCGGGCAGGATCGTTGAAACCGGAAATGCCGCTGAAATCGTCGCCAATCCGCAATCCGAAATCGGCAAGGCGCTGGTTGCCGCCACACCCAAACTCTTGCACCGTGCCTGA
- the rfbA gene encoding glucose-1-phosphate thymidylyltransferase RfbA has translation MKGIILAGGSGTRLYPLTIAVSKQILPIYDKPMVYYPLSVLMLTGIREILIISTPRDLPCFQALLGDGSDFGLKLSYAEQAHPNGLAEAFIIGRDFIGDGNVAMILGDNIFFGHGLPRICQQAAAREKGASVFAYHVDDPERYGVVSFEKSTGRALTIEEKPVNPRSNWAVTGLYFYDNDVVNIAASIKPSERGELEITTVNNIYLQRGELNVCQLGRGYAWLDTGTYDSLHDASSFVRTVERRQGVQIACPEEIALDMGWLSREAVLKRACQLGKTSYASYLRRLVEDDNGNGLVEDNAA, from the coding sequence ATGAAGGGCATAATCCTGGCGGGAGGCAGCGGTACGCGGCTTTATCCCCTCACCATTGCGGTGTCGAAGCAGATACTGCCGATCTACGACAAGCCGATGGTCTATTATCCATTGAGCGTCTTGATGCTGACCGGCATCCGAGAGATTCTGATCATCTCGACGCCACGTGATCTGCCCTGTTTCCAGGCGCTGCTGGGGGACGGTTCGGATTTCGGTCTCAAACTTTCCTATGCCGAGCAGGCGCATCCCAACGGGCTGGCGGAAGCCTTCATCATTGGCCGCGATTTCATCGGCGATGGCAATGTTGCGATGATCCTCGGCGACAACATCTTCTTCGGCCACGGTCTGCCGCGCATTTGCCAGCAAGCGGCGGCGAGAGAAAAGGGCGCTTCGGTCTTTGCCTATCACGTCGATGATCCGGAACGCTATGGCGTCGTCAGTTTCGAAAAATCCACAGGCAGAGCGCTGACGATCGAGGAGAAGCCGGTCAATCCGCGATCCAACTGGGCGGTTACCGGCCTCTATTTCTACGACAACGACGTGGTCAACATCGCCGCATCGATCAAGCCTTCGGAGCGTGGCGAACTCGAGATCACCACGGTCAACAACATCTATCTCCAGCGGGGTGAACTGAACGTCTGCCAGCTTGGCCGCGGCTATGCTTGGCTCGACACCGGCACCTATGACAGCCTGCACGATGCTTCGTCCTTCGTGCGTACCGTCGAGCGCCGCCAGGGTGTGCAGATAGCCTGCCCGGAGGAAATCGCGCTGGACATGGGTTGGCTCAGCCGGGAAGCGGTGTTGAAACGCGCCTGCCAGCTCGGAAAGACGTCTTATGCCTCTTACCTCCGGCGTCTGGTGGAGGATGACAACGGTAACGGTCTGGTCGAGGACAACGCGGCATGA
- a CDS encoding ABC transporter permease, translated as MRRAFILLRRRLIGSIPVLLIVIVGTFLLLEAAPGDAVDAYIGTTGGDAGLIESLRQSWGLDQSAGTRLAAYLWSLAHLDLGYSVTFSRPIRDVIFERLPNTLLLMGSATALSFGLGSALGIVAGARPGSFRDRFLSIGSLALYAVPGFWLGLVLTVIFSVQLRWFPSSGIETIASGKTGFARTLDIAQHLTLPVAALGFIYLALYLRVMRAGMAEVWRMDFVLAARAKGLSRRRIVIRHVARNALLPLVTMLGLQSAAMLGGSVVIESVFSVPGLGRLAQEAVSSRDTPLLLGIILVCAVLVIVINLVVDIFYAVLDPRVGASEEAA; from the coding sequence GTGAGACGTGCATTCATCCTGCTGCGAAGGCGGTTGATCGGCAGCATTCCCGTGCTGCTGATCGTCATCGTCGGCACATTCCTGCTTCTTGAAGCAGCCCCCGGCGACGCGGTCGATGCCTATATCGGCACGACCGGCGGCGATGCCGGCCTCATCGAAAGCCTGCGCCAGAGCTGGGGCCTGGATCAGTCCGCAGGCACGCGGCTTGCCGCCTATCTCTGGTCCCTCGCGCATCTCGATCTCGGCTACTCCGTCACTTTCTCACGCCCCATCCGCGATGTGATCTTCGAGCGTCTGCCCAACACCCTGCTTCTGATGGGCAGCGCCACGGCACTCTCCTTCGGGTTGGGATCAGCGCTTGGCATCGTTGCAGGTGCCCGGCCGGGCAGCTTTCGCGACCGATTCCTGTCGATCGGCTCGCTCGCCCTCTATGCCGTGCCCGGCTTCTGGCTCGGCCTGGTGCTGACGGTGATCTTTTCGGTGCAGCTGCGCTGGTTCCCAAGCAGCGGCATCGAAACCATTGCCTCCGGCAAGACCGGATTTGCCCGAACGCTCGACATAGCGCAGCATCTTACTTTGCCGGTTGCCGCACTCGGCTTCATCTATCTGGCGCTCTATCTCCGCGTCATGCGCGCCGGCATGGCCGAGGTCTGGCGCATGGATTTCGTGCTTGCCGCACGCGCCAAGGGCCTCAGCCGCCGTCGCATCGTCATTCGCCATGTTGCGCGCAACGCACTCCTGCCGCTGGTCACCATGCTTGGACTGCAATCGGCGGCGATGCTCGGCGGCAGCGTTGTCATCGAGAGCGTCTTTTCTGTCCCAGGCTTGGGTAGGCTGGCGCAGGAAGCGGTCAGCTCGCGGGATACGCCGCTGCTGCTCGGCATCATTCTCGTCTGCGCCGTTCTGGTCATCGTCATTAATCTTGTCGTCGACATTTTCTATGCCGTGCTCGATCCGCGTGTCGGCGCAAGCGAGGAGGCCGCGTGA
- a CDS encoding response regulator transcription factor yields MTQLLKMDTEDGSIVTSVARVEAEQGLRRTLLFVTMPGSVADCLLYAIERELPWLVIERVEHIQAACTKFAHPVSLILIDPEHVKAAEDAAMDISRFHPLALTAVMELDSHNPSCSFPEIFESKLIRGVLPMDLKLDVWLSVIRLMLRGGEYFPTGLFHSYADKFVRNPTARPVNGSASPAAKNTSEDDLSDLTSREIEILEMVSRGLQNKAIAAALGLSEHTVKIHLHNIIRKLGAHNRTEAAARFHDYHKPASRPR; encoded by the coding sequence ATGACCCAACTGTTGAAAATGGATACAGAGGACGGCTCCATAGTTACCAGCGTCGCACGCGTCGAGGCGGAGCAAGGGTTGCGTCGTACCCTTCTCTTCGTGACGATGCCGGGTTCAGTGGCCGATTGCCTGCTCTATGCCATTGAACGGGAATTGCCCTGGCTGGTGATAGAGCGGGTCGAGCATATACAGGCGGCGTGCACGAAGTTTGCGCATCCGGTATCGCTTATCCTGATTGATCCTGAGCACGTGAAGGCGGCTGAGGATGCAGCCATGGACATCTCCCGGTTTCATCCATTGGCCCTGACGGCGGTGATGGAGCTCGACAGTCACAATCCTTCATGCAGCTTTCCCGAGATTTTTGAGTCCAAGCTCATTCGCGGCGTCCTGCCGATGGACCTGAAGCTTGATGTGTGGCTGTCCGTCATCAGGTTGATGCTACGTGGCGGTGAATATTTCCCGACCGGCTTGTTCCATTCCTACGCCGACAAGTTCGTGCGGAACCCGACCGCTCGCCCGGTGAACGGCTCGGCATCGCCCGCAGCAAAAAATACTTCGGAAGATGACCTGTCGGATCTGACAAGCCGTGAGATCGAGATATTGGAAATGGTCTCGCGCGGACTGCAGAACAAGGCCATCGCCGCAGCTCTCGGGCTGTCGGAGCATACAGTGAAGATTCATCTTCACAACATCATCCGGAAACTTGGCGCCCACAACAGAACTGAAGCGGCTGCCCGGTTCCACGACTATCACAAGCCGGCATCTCGGCCGCGCTAA
- the holA gene encoding DNA polymerase III subunit delta yields the protein MAQKKAHEVDSWLARPNPQTAIVLLYGPDRGLVAERARAYAARTELPLDDPFSVVRLDGSEVDKDEGRLLDEARTVPMFSSRRLLWVRNATGQKGLADDVKALCAEPPRDAIILIEAGELKKNAALRTTVEGCDWAMALPCYADEAKGIDAVIDEEMQKAGLSLTLEARQALRRNLGGDRLASRGEVQKLALYAMDRKQIELEDVKAMIGDVSGLSFDDAVDAILEGKIEEFDAVFTRHALTGSQSFLLLAAAMRQFQAIHLMRGAMNNGARNAAAIVANARPPIFFSRRKIVENAVERWSSEALTRALARLQEAVLQTRRRPDLSTAIARQALLGIAVESARLSQRARARN from the coding sequence ATGGCACAGAAGAAAGCACACGAAGTCGATTCCTGGCTGGCGCGACCCAATCCGCAGACCGCCATCGTCCTGCTCTACGGTCCCGATCGCGGGCTCGTCGCGGAACGTGCGCGTGCCTATGCCGCGCGAACCGAACTGCCGCTCGACGATCCATTTTCCGTGGTCCGCCTCGACGGTTCGGAAGTCGACAAGGACGAGGGACGCCTGCTCGATGAAGCGCGCACCGTGCCGATGTTCTCGTCGCGCCGGCTGTTGTGGGTCCGCAACGCTACCGGCCAGAAAGGCCTGGCTGATGATGTGAAGGCATTGTGCGCCGAGCCACCGCGCGATGCCATCATCCTGATCGAGGCCGGCGAACTGAAGAAGAATGCGGCCCTGCGCACGACTGTCGAAGGCTGCGATTGGGCGATGGCCCTGCCTTGCTACGCTGACGAAGCCAAGGGCATCGACGCGGTTATCGATGAGGAGATGCAGAAGGCCGGGCTGTCGTTGACGCTCGAGGCACGGCAGGCCCTCCGCCGAAATCTCGGTGGCGACAGGCTCGCCTCGCGCGGCGAGGTCCAGAAGCTCGCTCTCTATGCCATGGACCGTAAGCAGATCGAACTCGAAGACGTCAAGGCGATGATCGGCGACGTCTCCGGCCTGTCCTTCGACGATGCCGTCGACGCTATTCTTGAAGGCAAGATTGAAGAGTTCGACGCCGTATTTACGCGCCATGCCTTGACCGGCAGCCAATCGTTCCTGCTTCTGGCGGCAGCAATGCGGCAGTTCCAGGCGATCCATCTCATGCGCGGCGCAATGAACAATGGCGCGCGCAACGCGGCTGCAATCGTTGCCAATGCTCGCCCGCCAATCTTCTTTTCCCGGCGCAAGATCGTGGAGAACGCGGTGGAACGCTGGAGCAGCGAGGCCCTTACGCGTGCACTGGCCCGGCTACAGGAAGCAGTTTTGCAGACACGCCGTCGGCCCGACCTCTCCACAGCCATCGCACGACAGGCGCTGTTGGGCATCGCCGTGGAAAGCGCACGCCTTTCCCAGCGCGCACGAGCGCGTAATTAG
- the rfbC gene encoding dTDP-4-dehydrorhamnose 3,5-epimerase produces MSLEVRPLGLDGVLEILPRRIGDDRGFFSETWNAERLGEHGVQLNFVQDNHSYSAAKGVLRGLHYQMPPYAQDKLVRVVKGAILDVAVDIRRGSPSFAKWVAIEISAREWNQILVPKGFAHGFLTLEPDTEVIYKVTSHYSAEHDRSIRFDDAEIGIEWPLAASELQLSDKDRKAPMLRHAEVFA; encoded by the coding sequence ATGAGCCTTGAGGTCAGACCGCTGGGGCTCGACGGCGTGCTGGAAATCCTGCCACGCCGGATCGGCGACGACCGCGGTTTCTTCTCCGAGACGTGGAATGCCGAGCGGCTCGGCGAGCACGGCGTACAGCTGAATTTCGTCCAGGATAACCATTCCTATTCGGCAGCCAAGGGCGTGCTGCGCGGGCTGCATTACCAGATGCCGCCCTATGCACAGGACAAGCTGGTGCGCGTGGTGAAGGGTGCGATACTGGATGTCGCCGTGGATATCCGCAGAGGCTCGCCGAGTTTCGCGAAATGGGTCGCCATCGAGATTTCCGCACGGGAGTGGAACCAGATACTGGTGCCGAAAGGCTTTGCCCACGGCTTCCTGACGCTCGAGCCGGACACCGAGGTCATCTACAAGGTGACCAGCCACTACTCCGCCGAGCATGATCGTTCGATCCGTTTCGACGATGCCGAGATCGGCATCGAATGGCCCCTGGCCGCATCCGAACTTCAACTGTCCGACAAAGACCGCAAGGCGCCAATGCTGAGGCATGCGGAGGTTTTCGCGTAG